In the Panthera uncia isolate 11264 chromosome D2, Puncia_PCG_1.0, whole genome shotgun sequence genome, one interval contains:
- the PLAU gene encoding urokinase-type plasminogen activator isoform X1: MRVLMTCLLLCVLVVSDSEGSHELHPVSDASNCGCLNGGTCVSYKYFSNIQRCSCPKEFQGEHCEIDTLKTCYQGNGNSYRGKANTDIMGRPCLAWNSAAVLLKQYHALRSDALQLGLGKHNYCRNPDNQRKPWCYVQVGLNQLVQQCMVHDCSFGKRPLSPPGKRPLSPPGKSPLSPPKTAEFQCGQKALRPRFKIIGGEFTTIENQPWFAAIYRRHRGGSVTYLCGGSLISPCWVVSATHCFINNPKKEDYIVYLGRSKLNSDTLGQMKFEVENLILHEDYSADTLAHHNDIALLKIRSNTGQCAQPSRSIQTICLPPSYGDAHFGTSCEITGFGKENTTDYLYPEQLKMTSVKLISYQECQQPHYYGSEITTKMLCAADPQWETDSCQGDSGGPLVCSIHGRLTLTGIVSWGSGCAMKDKPGVYTRVSGFLPWIQRHTGEQNGLDL, encoded by the exons ATGAGAGTCCTGATGACATGCCTGCTCCTCTGTGTCCTGGTGGTGAGCGACTCCGAA GGCAGCCATGAACTTCATCCAGTGTCTGATGCAT CAAACTGCGGCTGCCTGAATGGAGGAACATGTGTGTCCTACAAGTACTTCTCCAACATTCAGCGATGCAGCTGTCCAAAGGAATTCCAAGGAGAACACTGTGAGATAG ATACATTGAAAACCTGCTATCAGGGGAATGGTAACTCTTACCGAGGGAAGGCCAACACCGACATCATGGGCCGGCCCTGCCTGGCCTGGAACTCTGCTGCCGTTCTTCTGAAACAGTACCATGCCCTCCGATCTGATGCCCTTCAGCTGGGCCTGGGGAAACACAATTATTGCAG GAACCCGGACAACCAGAGAAAGCCGTGGTGCTATGTGCAGGTTGGCTTAAACCAGCTTGTCCAACAGTGCATGGTGCACGACTGCTCTTTTG gaaAACGTCCCCTGTCTCCTCCAGGAAAACGTCCCCTGTCTCCTCCAGGAAAAAGTCCCCTGTCTCCTCCAAAAACAGCAGAGTTTCAGTGTGGCCAGAAGGCTCTGAGGCCTCGCTTTAAGATTATTGGGGGAGAATTCACCACCATCGAGAACCAGCCTTGGTTTGCAGCCATCTATAGGAGGCACCGTGGAGGCTCTGTCACCTACTTGTGTGGAGGCAGCCTCATCAGTCCTTGCTGGGTGGTCAGCGCCACACATTGCTTCAT TAATAACCCGAAGAAGGAGGACTACATTGTCTACCTGGGTCGGTCAAAGCTTAACTCCGATACACTTGGGCAGATGAAGTTTGAAGTGGAAAATCTCATCTTGCATGAGGACTATAGTGCTGACACTCTTGCTCACCACAATGATATCG ccttgCTGAAGATCAGATCCAACACAGGCCAGTGTGCACAGCCATCCAGGTCCATACAAACCATCTGTTTGCCCCCATCGTATGGTGATGCTCATTTTggcacaagctgtgagatcactgGCTTTGGAAAAGAGAATACCA CTGACTATCTCTATCCAGAGCAGCTGAAAATGACTTCTGTGAAGCTGATTTCCTACCAGGAGTGTCAGCAGCCCCACTACTATGGCTCTGAAATCACCACCAAAATGCTGTGTGCTGCTGACCCACAATGGGAAACAGATTCCTGCCAG GGAGACTCTGGGGGCCCTCTGGTCTGCTCTATCCACGGCCGCCTGACTCTGACTGGGATTGTGAGCTGGGGCAGCGGATGTGCCATGAAGGACAAGCCGGGAGTCTACACAAGAGTCTCAGGCTTCCTGCCTTGGATCCAAAGGCACACTGGGGAGCAGAATGGCCTAGACCTCTGA
- the PLAU gene encoding urokinase-type plasminogen activator isoform X2 — translation MRVLMTCLLLCVLVVSDSEGSHELHPVSDASNCGCLNGGTCVSYKYFSNIQRCSCPKEFQGEHCEIDTLKTCYQGNGNSYRGKANTDIMGRPCLAWNSAAVLLKQYHALRSDALQLGLGKHNYCRNPDNQRKPWCYVQVGLNQLVQQCMVHDCSFGKRPLSPPGKSPLSPPKTAEFQCGQKALRPRFKIIGGEFTTIENQPWFAAIYRRHRGGSVTYLCGGSLISPCWVVSATHCFINNPKKEDYIVYLGRSKLNSDTLGQMKFEVENLILHEDYSADTLAHHNDIALLKIRSNTGQCAQPSRSIQTICLPPSYGDAHFGTSCEITGFGKENTTDYLYPEQLKMTSVKLISYQECQQPHYYGSEITTKMLCAADPQWETDSCQGDSGGPLVCSIHGRLTLTGIVSWGSGCAMKDKPGVYTRVSGFLPWIQRHTGEQNGLDL, via the exons ATGAGAGTCCTGATGACATGCCTGCTCCTCTGTGTCCTGGTGGTGAGCGACTCCGAA GGCAGCCATGAACTTCATCCAGTGTCTGATGCAT CAAACTGCGGCTGCCTGAATGGAGGAACATGTGTGTCCTACAAGTACTTCTCCAACATTCAGCGATGCAGCTGTCCAAAGGAATTCCAAGGAGAACACTGTGAGATAG ATACATTGAAAACCTGCTATCAGGGGAATGGTAACTCTTACCGAGGGAAGGCCAACACCGACATCATGGGCCGGCCCTGCCTGGCCTGGAACTCTGCTGCCGTTCTTCTGAAACAGTACCATGCCCTCCGATCTGATGCCCTTCAGCTGGGCCTGGGGAAACACAATTATTGCAG GAACCCGGACAACCAGAGAAAGCCGTGGTGCTATGTGCAGGTTGGCTTAAACCAGCTTGTCCAACAGTGCATGGTGCACGACTGCTCTTTTG GAAAACGTCCCCTGTCTCCTCCAGGAAAAAGTCCCCTGTCTCCTCCAAAAACAGCAGAGTTTCAGTGTGGCCAGAAGGCTCTGAGGCCTCGCTTTAAGATTATTGGGGGAGAATTCACCACCATCGAGAACCAGCCTTGGTTTGCAGCCATCTATAGGAGGCACCGTGGAGGCTCTGTCACCTACTTGTGTGGAGGCAGCCTCATCAGTCCTTGCTGGGTGGTCAGCGCCACACATTGCTTCAT TAATAACCCGAAGAAGGAGGACTACATTGTCTACCTGGGTCGGTCAAAGCTTAACTCCGATACACTTGGGCAGATGAAGTTTGAAGTGGAAAATCTCATCTTGCATGAGGACTATAGTGCTGACACTCTTGCTCACCACAATGATATCG ccttgCTGAAGATCAGATCCAACACAGGCCAGTGTGCACAGCCATCCAGGTCCATACAAACCATCTGTTTGCCCCCATCGTATGGTGATGCTCATTTTggcacaagctgtgagatcactgGCTTTGGAAAAGAGAATACCA CTGACTATCTCTATCCAGAGCAGCTGAAAATGACTTCTGTGAAGCTGATTTCCTACCAGGAGTGTCAGCAGCCCCACTACTATGGCTCTGAAATCACCACCAAAATGCTGTGTGCTGCTGACCCACAATGGGAAACAGATTCCTGCCAG GGAGACTCTGGGGGCCCTCTGGTCTGCTCTATCCACGGCCGCCTGACTCTGACTGGGATTGTGAGCTGGGGCAGCGGATGTGCCATGAAGGACAAGCCGGGAGTCTACACAAGAGTCTCAGGCTTCCTGCCTTGGATCCAAAGGCACACTGGGGAGCAGAATGGCCTAGACCTCTGA